The genomic interval CACGCCGGGCGGATCGGCGAACGGGCCCGGACCGAGGAGGACGCGAGCGGGCTCGTCCTCGCTCCCGGCTTCGTCGACCCGCACACCCACTACGACGCCCAGCTCTTCTGGGACCCCTGCGCCACCCCGTCCCTGAGCCACGGCGTCACCACCGTCGTCGGCGGCAACTGCGGCTTCACTCTCGCGCCCCTCAACCCCGGCCGGCCCGCCGACGCCGACTACACGCGCCGGATGATGAGCAAGGTCGAGGGGATGTCGCTGGCGGCCCTCGAAGAAGGCGCCCCCTGGAACTGGTCGACCTTCGGGGAGTACCTCGCGGCGCTGGACGGGCGGATCGCCGTCAACGCCGGTTTCATGGTCGGCCACTGCGCGCTGCGCCGCCACGTCATGGGTCCCGACGCCGTGGGCGGCCGGCCGGACGCCGGGCAGCTCGCGGCGATGACGGGCCTGCTGCGCGACGCGATGGACGCGGGCGCCTGGGGCCTCTCCACCACCCAGTCCACCACCCACTCCGACGGCGACGGCGCGCCCGTGGCGTCCCGGCACGCCCTCCCCGACGAGCTGCTGGCCCTGGCCCGCGCCGTGGGCGCGCACGAGGGCACCCAGCTGGAGGCCATCGTCACCGGCTGCCTCGACCGCTTCTCGGACGCCGAGATCGACCTCCTGGCCGGTCTCACGGCCGCCGCCGGGCGGCCGCTCAACTGGAACGTCCTCACCATCGACGCCGCCGTCCCCGAGCGGGTGCCCCGGCAGCTCTCCGCGAGCGCGCGGGCCCGCGCCGCGGGCGGCCGGATCGTCGCGCTCACCATGCCGATCCTCACACCCATGAACATGTCGCTCGGCACCTTCTGCGCCCTGAACCTCATACCCGGCTGGGGCGAGGTCCTCGCCCTGCCCGTGCCCCGGCGCATCGCCGAGCTGCGCCGGGCGCCCGTCCGCGAGGAGATGCTGCGCCGGGCGCGGAGCGAGGAGGCGGGGGTGTTCCGGCGGCTGTCGGACTTCGGGCGGTACGTCGTCGGGGACACGTACGCCCGCGAGAACGACGGTCTCACCGGGCGGGTCGTCGAGGACATCGCCGCCGAGCGCGGCCTGGACCCCTTCGCCTGCCTGGTGGAGATCTGCGCCGCCGACGAGCTGCGTACGGTCCTGTGGCCGATGCCCACGGACAACGACGCCGCGAGCTGGGAGCTGCGCCGTGCCACTTGGGAGCACGAGGACGTGCTGCTGGGTGGTTCGGACGCGGGGGCCCACCTGGACCGGATGTGCGGGGCGCCGTACACGACGCGCTTCCTGGGCGACTGCCTGCGCGGGCGGAAGCTGGTGCCCCTGGAGACGGCCGTAAGGATGCTGACCGACGACCCGGCCCGCCTCTTCGGCCTCCGCGACCGGGGCCGGATCGCCGAGGGCGCGCACGCGGACCTCGTGCTCTTCGACCCGACCCGGATCGACGCGGGACCCGCCTCGCTCGTCCACGACCTGCCCGGCGACGGGCCGCGGCTGGACTCACGGGCGGTGGGCGTGGTGAGCGTGCGGGTGAACGGCGTGGAGACGGTGCGGCACGACGTGGCGACGGGGGCGCTGCCGGGGCGGGTGCTGCGGTCGGGGAGGGACACGGAGACGGTGGGGACGGGGGGTTGAGCGGGGCCGGCGGGGACCGGGTGCTGAGACGGTCCCGGTGTTACGGGGCGGGCTCGGGAAATTTTTGAACCGGGACAAAAGGGGCGTCGCTGCGGTTCCCGCAAAGCGGCCGGATCGGTCCGCCCCCTTGGTGTTACCTGGCGTAACTTACGGATGGCCTTTCTTTGCCAGGTCAACTCACCTTGGAAGGCGCTACGTTCAAGGTCCGAAAGCTGGACCGTGAGACCCGGGATGCGGAAACAGCAGCGCTTAACGTCCTGCCCATGGTGCAGACAGCCCCGCGGCCACGGGCCGGAGACACGGTAATGAGCGCCGGCCGCGGACGGCGTCGCGGAAGGCCCGGCCCCGCCGGCGGGAGCGCCGGTGCCGCCGCCGGTGGCAAGGGCCTCAGCGGGAACTCCGTCGGACTGCTCGGCAGCGCCGTCATCGGCATCTCCACCGTCGCGCCCGTCTACTGCCTGACCTCCACCCTCGGCCCCACCGTCGGCCAGGTCGGCGTCCAGATGCCCGCCGTCTTCCTGGCCGGCTTCCTCCCGATGCTGCTGGTCGCCTTCGCCTACCGCGAGCTGAACAAGGCCGTGCCCGACTGCGGTACGTCCTTCACCTGGACCGTCCGGGCCTTCGGGCCCAAGGTCGGCTGGATGTGCGGCTGGGGCCTGGTGATCGCGACGATCATCGTGCTGTCCAACCTCGCCGGCGTCGCGACCTCCTTCTTCTACCTCCTCCTCGGCGAGCTCACCGGCAGCGACGCGGTCGCCGCCCTCGACGGCAACCGGCCCGCGCACGTGGCGACCTGCCTCGCCTTCATCGCCCTCGCGACCGCCGTCAGCTACCGCGGGATGACCGCCACCAAAGGCGTGCAGTACGCCCTCGTCGGCCTCCAACTGGCCGTGCTGGCCGTGTTCGTCACCATGGCCCTGGTCAAGGCCCGCTCGGGCGATCTCTCCGTCCCGGCCGGGGCCGTCGGCTTCTCCTGGAGCTGGCTGAACCCCTTCGCCGTGCGGTCCTTCGCGGCCTTCACGGCCGGGCTGTCCCTGTCGATCTTCATGTTCTGGGGCTGGGACGCCTGTCTGACGGTCAACGAGGAGACCGAGGGCAGCGACCGTACGCCCGGCCGGGCCGCGCTCATCGCCATGGTCGTGCTCGTCGGCTCGTACCTCCTGACCGCCGTCGCCGCCCAGATGTTCGCCGGCGTCGGCGACGAGGGCCTGGGCCTCGGCAACCCGGAGACCGCCGACAACGTCTTCGCCGCCCTCGCCGACCCCGTCATGGGCACGGCACTGGGCGTCCTGCTCTTCGTCGCGGTCCTGGCCTCGGCCGCCGCGAGCCTCCAGACGACGTTCCTGCCGGTCGCCCGCACGGTCCTGGCCATGAGCGCCTACCAGGCGCTGCCGCCGTCCTTCGCCCGCATACACCCGCGCTTCCGGTCCCCGGGCCGCGCGACCGTCGCGGCGGGCATCGCCACCGGCGTCTTCTACGCCGTGATGAGCTTCCTCAGCCAGAACGTCCTGATCGACACGATCTACGCCCTCGGGCTGATGATCTGCTTCTACTACTCGATCACCGCCTTCGCCTGCGCCTGGTACTTCCGCGGCGCACTCCGCGACTCCGTGCGCGACGCGCTCTTCAAGGGGGTCTTCCCCGTGCTGGGCGGGCTCCTCCTGGCCGCCGTCTTCTCCAAGACGCTCTACGACATGTGGGACCCGGCGTACGGCAGCGGCAGCTCCGTCCTGGGCATCGGCTCGGTCTTCGTCATAGGGGTGGGGCTGCTGCTGGTGGGGATGGCGCTGATGCTGGTGATGCGGTGGCGTCGTCCGGCGTTCTTCCGGGGCGAGGTGCTGTCGGGGGCGACGCCCGTGTCGGTCGTCGTCGGCGAGTGAGCGGAGCCGGGGTGCCGCCCTGCCAAAGCCCCCTCTGTTCCGGACATGCTCGGTCACGGCTCTGGCCGAGCCTCCGGCTGATGGGCAGCATGTGCGGCTGACGGCATCCTCGACCTCATCACAGGGGGAGTAGGTCCATGAGAACCCGTATACGCACCAGCCTCGCCTTGGCCGCGTCAGCGGCGGCCGTACTCGCCGGCGGGCTCGCCGCCGGTCCGGCGGCGGCGGAGTCCCGTGTCGCGGCGGAGACCTGCCAGTCGCCCCGGACCATCACCGACACGGGCGGGGAGGTCACGTACACGGAATGCCAGCGCACGTACAAGGGCAAGCGGCAGAGCAGCGTCCGCATGTACCTGTGGGACCGCGCCTACTGCGCCGACCCGTTCGCCCGCGTGCTGATCGGCTCGTACGACGTGACGTACACCTACTTCGACCCGGTGTCGCCCGGCCGCAGCCCGAAGTACGAGACGGGGTGGCACAACGGGGCGGACGCCAAGGTGTGGTTCGAGGTACGGCGCACGTGTCACGGCGGCGATCTGGCCTGACGCGTCCGGGAATCCTTCCGTGCGGCGGGGTGCGCTGCCGAGGCGGCGGCGCACCCCCGTTCCTTCCTCCGCCTCCACACGACAGGGAGAACCGGGAAATCCATGAACCGTACCCAGGAGGTCGCCCGGCTCCGCGCCGGCTACCAGCGCGAACTCGCCCTCGGCACGGAACGCTTCCACGCGCCGGGACGCACCACGTGCCCCTGGTGCGGCTCCTCCCGGCTGCGCACCAGACTGCGCACCGCCGACCTGCTCCAGCACAAACCCGGCGCCTTCGTCGTGGACCAGTGCCGCGACTGCTCCCACTCCTTCCAGAACCCCCAGCTCACACCCGAGGGGCTGGACTTCTACTACCGGGACTACTACGACGGCCTCGGCGTCGCCCACTCGGACTGGCTCTTCGGCCCCCGGGGCAGCCGCAAGCGCTACCTCGCCAGTGCCCGCGCCCTCCTCCCGTTCGGCACTCCCCGCCGCTGGCTCGACGTCGGCACCGGGCACGGGCACTTCCCCCGGGCCGCCGGCACGGTGCATCCGGCCACCGTCTTCGACGGCCTCGACCGCAGCGCGGGCGTCGACGAGGCCAAGCGCGAGGGCCGCATCGCCGAGGCGTACCGCGGCCTCCTCACCGAACTCGCCCCGAAGCTGGAGGGGCGCTACGACGTGGTGAGCATGTTCCACTACCTGGAACACAGCATCGACCCGCGCGCCGAACTGGCCGCCGCGAAGACCCTTCTCGCCCCCGGCGGCCGCCTGATCATCGAGGTACCGGACCCCGAATGCGCGATGAGCCGGATCCTGGGCCGCTGGTGGATCCCGTACCTCCAGCCCCAGCACCTGCACCTCTTCCCGTTCGCCAACCTCCACCGCGAACTGGAGTCACTCGGCTTCACCGTCGTCGCCACCGAACGGTACGAACCGCACACCGCGGTCGACCTGACGTGCGCGGCGGCCCTCGCCCTCGGCCACGTCCTGCCACCGGCCGACGAGCCCTGGCACGCGCGGCCGCCCTCGGGGCGGCAACGGGTCGCCCGTACGGCGTTGTTCTGGTCGGCCTTTCCGCTGCTGGCCGGGGTGTACGGCCTGGACCGGGCCCTCGCGCCGGTCCTGAGCCGGACGGGGTTCTCGAACGCGTACCGGATCGTGGTGCGTAGGGGAGTGGCGGCGTGACTGCTTGGTCCGGACGACTGGGCCGCGTCAGCGGCCCAGTCGTCCGGAACGGACCCCGTGTATGAACGCGGACCAGGATGTCGTCGGGACGACGACGGCGGGGCCGTTGCGCTGCTTGGAGTCGCGGAAGCCGACGCGGTCGGGCAGCGCCGCGACCGAGACGCAGCCACCCGCTCCGTTGTCGCCGCTGTGCGAGGACTTGAACCAGACGTCGCTGGGGGCTACTTCGAGGGCAGTGAGGCGGGGGCTAGTGCTCATCGATCTCTCTTCCCAGTCGGTGCAGAAAATCCGCTGTCTTGGCGGGAGCGAGGGCGCCCTCTCGCAGCGCGTCGAACTTCCGGGCGTGCTTCCAGACCTCGCGCGGCCGGTCGCTGACCGTCATGACGGACGGGCTGTCTTCCATGACGACGGGGTCGAGACCGGAGTCGAACTCCAGGATGACGAAGTTCGCGTTCGCCCTGTAGGTGGGCAGGTTCATCGGGAGGACTTGGACCGTCACGTGGTCGAGCTCAGCCGCCCTCGCGATCTCTTCGTATTGCTCACGCATGACAGCAGGGCTACCGACCACGCGTCGTAGGGCGGCCTCGTCGAGGATCACGCGCAGCTCGACAGGATCATCGCCGAAGACCACTTCCTTGCGCTTCATTCGGGCGGCCACGGACTCCTCCACGAACTCGGTTGTCCTCTCCTCGACCGGCTTGGCCGTCGTGAACAAGGCGTGTGCGTAGCGTTCCGTTTGCAAGAGGCCGAAGACGACCTGGGAGTGCCAGGCGCGCATCGTACGGGCATCGGTCTCCAGTCCTACGTACAGCAGCTGGCCGGACGGCATGTAGTTCTGATACGGCCTGTACCAGTCAGCGCTGAGGGAATCCCGGTGGAGCTCCAGCAGCTGATCACGGTCGTTGCGGTCGGTTACGCCGTAGAAATCGAGCAGGTCTTCCAGATCGCGGACACGCGGAAGCTGGTTGTGTCCGGACTCGACCCTGTTGAGCTTGGTGTCCGAGCTCTCGATGGCCGCGGCTGCTTCCTTGGTGCTGTACCCCTTCTTCTCCCGCAGGCGGCGGAGCTCCTTGCCCAGCTCCCTCCGACGGAACGTCGGACCGCGTCGTGCTGCCACTTTGAGCCCTCCCGGTGCTGTACCCGGTGCCGCGCCTCTGTACCCCGACAGCCCATTGCTGTTGGTTCGCAACAGGACCCTGTCGCCTTCCGAGGTCCCTGCTGCTGGCAGTCTTCCACCGCCTGTCCCCTGCTGTGCAAGCCATGACCAGGGTTGGGCATATTCCAATTCTCCCGAGAACCTTCGGTTAGCTTGTGGTGTAACTCGCTGTTGCGGGACGGTAGTTCGGCCACCCCCCGTCACGCTCGTGAAGGAGCCGTCCCATGCCCGCGTTCTCCCGCACCGGACACCACGTCGGAGAGCTCACCCCCGTACCTCCTCAGGCCGCCGGGGCTCCGAGCCGGTCCGCCATCGAGGACGTGATCCGCGAAGCCCTCTCCATGGACCGCCTCCTGCCCACCCCCGACCGCATGCGTGCCCTCACCACCCGCCTGCTCGCCTTCGTCGGGGCCGCGGCCACCGCGCTGGAGGAGGACGTGAACGACCTGCCCATGGACGACCCGGTACGGCGGGACGCCCTCGCCGTCGTCAAGGAGGCCCGCTACCGGCGGGGGATCGGGCCCGGGGACGGGTACGGCTCGGCGATGGCGTTCACGAGGAGCCTCGGGCAGGCCGCCGACGCGCTGGTCCGGCAGCGGCGCCGGATCAATCCTGGTCCGGCTTGACGGCCGGCGCCACGACCCGCGTCACCACCCCCGGCCCGATCGCCTTGCCTGACACACGCATCGAGAACGGCGTCCCCGCCCTCATGGCGAGGGGCGCCGTCAGGCGGACCGTCATGGAGACATGGCCGCCCCGGGTGAACTCGCGTACGTCGCCGTCCTGACGGAGGGCGGTGACGCGGCCCGTGACGTCCGTGGTGCGGAAGTGGAACTGGGCCTCGGGTCTGCCGAAGAAGGTGACGTCGAGGCCGCCGTCGTGCTCGGGGAGGACGTACGCCTCGGCATCGAACTCGGTGTGGGCGGTGGCCGTTCCCGGGGTGGTGAGGACCTGGCCGCGTGCGATGTCCTCCGGGGTGGTGCCGGTCAGGGTCAGGCTGACGTTGTCGGGGGCTCGGCAGAGCCTTTCGACGGCGGTCGCCGTCACCGTGCGGCCGGGCTCGCCGAGGCCGACGAGTTCGAGGGTGTCGCCCGGGTGGACGGTGCCCTGTTCGATGCGGCCGGTCACGACGAGGCGGTGGGACGCCGGGCGGTCCTTCAGGTGGAAGGTGTCCTCGACCGGCATCAGGAACGGGCGGTCCGCGGCCTCGTCCGGGCTGGGAACGGCCGCCTCCAGAGTCCTGAGCAGCGCGTTCACCGTTTTCGCGTCGTGGGCCGAGCCGAAGACGAGCGGCGTCTCCTCGCCCGCGTAGCCGTGCGCCGTCAGCGCCTCGCGGATCTCCAGCCCGACCACCTCCCGCAGCTGGGGGTCGGGCAGCAGGTCCGCCTTGTTCACGAAGACGGACACGTGCCGCACGCCGACCCGGCGCGCCAGGCCCAGGAGTGCGCCGCCGCGAGCCGTCAGGCCCGACCCGGCGTCGAGCACGAGGACGATCCCGGCAGGGCGGCGCGAGATCAGTTTCTTCTCGGCGGGGGTGTGGGCGGGCCAGCTCAGAGCGGCCGAGAGCTCACTTTCGGAGCCCGTCAGCCTCCTCACCGCCGTGACCAGCGTCGTCGTGCCGCTGCCCGGCTCCCCGACGTACTCGACGTGCTCGTGCCGCACCGGCCGTGTCATGACGTTCTCCCCGAGGCCCCGGCGGCCGGGACTCCGCCGTCACCTCCTCATTCTCGCCCCAGGAAGATCGGGTTCGTCATCGCCGCCATCGGCCCCGGCACCCCCGGCGTGCCGCCGTCCGCCGCCGGATGCCGCACCTCCGCCCGTACGTAGGCCGCGTACGACGGTGTGGTGCGCCACTCCAGCCGGCCGTCCGCCGGTACGGGCGCGCTCAGCAGCCGGCCCTGGTCGGTGACGAACGACGCCATGCAGTCGCGCGGCACGCCCGACACCTCCAGCCGCACCGTCACGCCCGCGTCGTCGTCCACGCGCAGCCGTTCGCCGATGCCCGCGTGGGCGCCCCGGCCGCCCGTCGCCGTGAAGGACAGCCGGACGGCCGAGGACTCGGCGATCCAGCTGTGGCCGGAGCGGATGCCCGCCAGCAGCGCTTCCTTCGAGAGGCCGTCCGCCAGGACCACGGTCTGCGGGTGGCCCACCCGCTCCGGCTCGCGGTGGGCGTCGCTGTTGCCCATGGCCGGCAGCCAGCGGCCGCCGCCGCGGGCCGCCGCGACCAGCGTGTTGTCCCACTCCGCGATCGTGGCCTCGTCGTCGGGCGTGAACGGGCCGTTCCAGACCTCCACCGCGTCCGCGTCGTTGAAGCCGAACTTCCAGTTGCAGCCGACGCAGGTCGCGTGCGGATGCGCCGGCACCACCAGGCCGCCCGCGCGGCGGATCGCGCGGGCGTAGCGGCCGAAGGCGTTGTCGCGGGCACGGTAGCGCCAGTCGACGAACGTGCCGGGCTCGGTACCGAGGGCCACGACGTGGCCGTTGCGGGTGGTGACCTCCTCGCCCGTGAGGATCAGGAAGTCGTCGCTCCACAGCCCCTGCCAGGCACCGTGCGACGACGTCGTGTTGTGCTCCGTCGTCGTGATCCAGTCCAGCCCGGCGGCCCGCGCCGCGGCCGCGACCTCGGCCGGGGTGCGCCTGCCGTCGGAGTGGACGGTGTGCAGGTGGTTGTCGCCCCGGTACCAGGCGCGGCCGCGCCCCTTCGCCCGCCGCGGCGGGTACACCGGCGCCGGGGCCGCGCCCGCCGCCCCGTAGCGCAGGGTGACCGTCACCTCGTAGGCCAGGCCCTGCGGCGCGACCGTGTACGGGCCCAGGCAGACGTGCCACCTGCCGGGGCGTACGGGCCCGGCGAGGTAGCCGGGCGTGGCCCGCTCCGCGCCGACCGTGAATTCCGTGCGCGCCCCGCCCGACCAGCCCCGGAAGCCGGGCCCGCCCGGCCCCGTGCCCCGCTCGTCGAAGATGCCGATGTCGCAGGCGTTGCCGGGGGTCCCGGGCGGTACGGCCGGTCTGTCGTAGGAGTACGAGACGGCGATCTCCCGGACACCGCGCGGAACGTCCACCGGGAGGTACACGAAGTCCGGGGCGCCGGCGGGCAGCCGTCCGGTGACCGTGCGGGACTCCTCCGCCGGGCCTGACCGGTCGGACCCGGCGGCCCCCGCGGCCCCTTCGGCGTGGGCGAACGTCACGGTGTCGAGCGTAAGCGCGCTCGCCGCCCCCGCGGCGGCGGCCGTCAGTCTGAGCAGGTCGCGTCGGTGCATCCGGGGCCTCCGGGAGGACGGGAACGGCACAGGGGCGGGAAAGAGGAGACGGAAGTGCGCCTGGGACACCGTTGTACGCCCGGGTGGCGCACAGCGGAACGGGTGCGGACGGGTGGATTGCGGTCCGCCGTCACCTGTCCGGCCGCCCGACCGGGCAGCCTTCAGAGGTCCGGGAGGGAAAGGCCGGACCAGGGGCCCGATTGCGACAGTCGCATGGCGTTCGGCGCCGTTCGGGATCCACGGCGCGCTGTTGGGCTTACGGTGATCCCACGCCACCCGTGCCCCGCACCCGGCGCCGCCACGCCTTGCCCCACGCCCCGCCCCACGCCCTGCCCCATGTCATGTCACCCGCCAGTCACACGTCATGCCACGACGGAGGTGCCCCCGCATGCGGATCTCCACCACGATCTTTCTCACGGACGAGACGATCAGCCCGGTCCGGCTCGCCCGCGAGCTGGAGCAGCGCGGCTTCGACGGGCTCTATCTGCCCGAGCACACCCACATCCCGGTCAGCCGCGAGACGCCCGCCCCGTCGGGCGACGACCCGCTGCCGCGTGAGTACGGGCGGTCCCTCGACCCCGTCGTCGCGCTGAGCCAGGCCGCCGCGGTGACCGAGCGGATCACGCTGGGCACCGGGATCGCGCTGGTCGCCGAGCACGACCCGATCGTGCTCGCCAAGCAGGTCGCCTCGCTCGACTTCGTCAGCGGCGGCCGCTTCACCCTGGGCATCGGCTTCGGCTGGAACGTGGAGGAGGGCACCGACCACGGCGTGGAGTGGTCGACGCGGCGGGCGCTGGTACGCGACCGGATGGCCCTGATGCGGGCGCTGTGGGCGCCGGAACCCACAGCGTACGAGGGCGAGTTCGGGTCCGTACGGGCCAGTTGGGCACACCCCAAGCCGCTGCGCGCGCCACGGGAGCGCAAGGGCGCGGAGCCGCTGCACGGGCCGCGCGTCCTGATCGGCGGAGCCGCCGGGCCGAAGCTCTTCGCGCACGTCGCGGAGTACGCGGACGGCTGGCTGCCCATCGGCGGCAGCGGCCTGGGCGAGGCGCTGCCTCGGCTGCGCCGGGCGTGGGAGGACGCGGGACGCCAGGGCGAGCCGGAGGTCGTGCCGTACGCCGTGCACCCCTCGGCCGGGAAGCTCGCGCACTTCGCCGAGCTGGGCCTGCGGGAGGTCGTGGTCGGGCTGCCGGCGGCGGACGAGGCGGAGGTGCTCCGGGCGCTGGACGCGCATGCGGATTTTCTGTGACGGCCGGACACTCTCTCTGACGGGCGGACCTCGTCTGACGGGTGGGTCCTTCGACGGGCGGACTTGCTCCGACGCCGGTCAGCGGGCTCCGTCGGGGAGGGCCGTCCGGCGGTCTCCCGGGGTGAGGGCCGGCCCACCCCCGGTGGTGGCCGGCCTGCGGCCCGGGGCCCTATCGGCGACCGTCAGAGCTCTGTCAGGGAAGCCGCCAGAGCAGGACCGAGTCCTTGGCGTCGTAGTCGATCGCCATGCTCAGGCCGATCGCCACGGTCTTCCCGTCCGGGCTGACGGCGATCGCCTCGACCGAGTTGGGGCACTTGAAGCTGCCGACTTCCTTCCCCGCGAGCGTGTCCCACACCCGGGCGGTCGGACCGGCGCCGCCGCCGGCCAGGAGCCGGCCCCCAGGGTGGAACGCGAGGGCCATGAGCGTGCCCAGGTCTGTGAACCTGACGACCTCCGAGCGGGATTCGACGTTCCACACCGCCACCTGGCCGCCGTTCGTCCCGAACGCGAGGAGACTTCCGTCCGGGCTGAAGACGACGGCACTGGCGCCGTCGCTGGCCTTGACCGTGGTGGTGCTCTGGCCCGCGGGGGTCAGGGTCTTGAGGGGGTGCCCGGCGACCAGCGTCCGGCCGTCGCCGCTGATCGCCACGGGGCCGCTGGACGCGTGGGTGAAGGTGCCCTTGTCCTTGCCGGACGGCAGCTCCCACAGGTGCAGGCCGTCCGAGGTGTTCGCGGCCAGCATGTCGCCGCCCGAGCTGATGGCCAGGCCCGTGGGCCAGCCCTTCTGGGTCGGTCCCTCCTCGGTGGGCAGCGTGAACGTGTGCACGGTCCTGCCGGTGGCCGTGTCCCAGACACGGACCTTGTTCTCCTCGGCCCTGACGAGGAGGCCGAGGTCCTGGCTGAACACCGCGGGCTGGATGTACCCCGGGGTGCCGATGCGGACGGGGGTGCCTTGCCCGGTGTTCGGGTCCCAGCGCCAGATGGTGTTGTTGCCGGTGCCGTACAGCTGCTTGCCGTCCTTGCTGAAGGCGAGCGCCCGCACTGAGGGGAGGCCCTTGAGCCGGGTGTACTTCTCGGTCTTCTCCGGTTTCGACGTGCCTGACGGGGAACCGGGCCCGGCGCCGGCGTCCGAGGAGCCGTCCGCCTTGCCGCCACGGAGCAGGACGGGCAGCCCGACCGCCGTGGCGGCGGCCGCCGTCCCGAGCCCGGCGAACAGGAGCGTGCGCCGCGACAGCCTGCCCGTCCGAGGAGCGTCGCCGGCGTCGACGGCGGTGTTCCCCGGCCCGGACCCCGGTGGCGGAGGGGCGGGGGGTGCGGCGACGGTCGGCGTGTGGGTCATCAGCG from Streptomyces albireticuli carries:
- a CDS encoding WD40 repeat domain-containing serine/threonine protein kinase; translation: MDALRPDDPQWVGPYRLNGRLGEGGMGSVFAGTSPGGRKVAVKLIKRELAATPQFRARFAREVDAARRVGGFHTAQVVDADPGAECPWLVTAFIPGPTLHDIVTKDGPLDAAAVLRLGAGLAEGLAAIHKCGLVHRDLKPGNVILADDGPRIIDFGIARAVDASSLTATGTIIGTYSYMSPEQIRADRAGAASDVFSLGSVLAFAATGHGPFDAPTLIEVVQRILDEPPALDGIDDGALRELLLACLAKEPEARPDVDGLPARFAARAGGGGGGAVVGSGPVEPGPAGPGPAGPRPVDPRVPMSAAGAPAAAAPPLMTHTPTVAAPPAPPPPGSGPGNTAVDAGDAPRTGRLSRRTLLFAGLGTAAAATAVGLPVLLRGGKADGSSDAGAGPGSPSGTSKPEKTEKYTRLKGLPSVRALAFSKDGKQLYGTGNNTIWRWDPNTGQGTPVRIGTPGYIQPAVFSQDLGLLVRAEENKVRVWDTATGRTVHTFTLPTEEGPTQKGWPTGLAISSGGDMLAANTSDGLHLWELPSGKDKGTFTHASSGPVAISGDGRTLVAGHPLKTLTPAGQSTTTVKASDGASAVVFSPDGSLLAFGTNGGQVAVWNVESRSEVVRFTDLGTLMALAFHPGGRLLAGGGAGPTARVWDTLAGKEVGSFKCPNSVEAIAVSPDGKTVAIGLSMAIDYDAKDSVLLWRLP